A region from the Leptolyngbya iicbica LK genome encodes:
- a CDS encoding valine--pyruvate transaminase, with product MNPALTQFGDQMSHLTGVRAIMKDIIETLRAGQGQSFINLSAGNPVILPEVEQLWRDCTADLLASAEYGEVVCRYGSSQGYEPLIEAVLVDFNQRYGLNLTERNILITPGSQSLYFFAANAFGGYTADGQLREIVLPLSPDYTGYGGVSLYPEALRAYKPTLDIDVAAHSFKYRPDFSQLEITDRTGFVLFSRPCNPTGNVLTNDEVHRIADLAAPHNVPVFVDSAYAPPYPALNFTEMTPIFRDNMVHCLSLSKAGLPGERIGIALGDESIIQILQSFQTNLCIHSSRYGQAIAARAIASGALAHLSETVIRPYYQNKFAVLADSLDRHMPGDVPWYLHRGEGAIFAWLWFDQLPVTDRELYQQLKQYGVIVVPGDPFFPGLQEDWSHTRQCIRISLTAADGEIDQAIQHLASVVTALYQPSLTAVGA from the coding sequence ATGAATCCTGCCCTGACCCAATTTGGCGATCAAATGTCTCACCTAACGGGGGTGAGAGCCATTATGAAAGACATTATTGAAACCTTGCGAGCGGGCCAGGGGCAGTCTTTCATTAATTTGAGTGCCGGTAATCCGGTGATTTTGCCCGAGGTCGAGCAACTCTGGCGCGACTGCACGGCTGACCTGCTGGCCAGTGCCGAATATGGCGAGGTCGTTTGTCGTTATGGCTCTAGTCAGGGGTATGAACCACTCATTGAGGCCGTGCTGGTAGACTTTAATCAACGCTACGGGCTCAATTTGACCGAGCGCAACATCCTCATTACACCGGGCAGTCAATCGCTGTACTTTTTTGCGGCCAACGCCTTTGGCGGCTACACAGCGGACGGGCAACTACGGGAAATTGTGCTACCGCTGAGTCCTGATTACACCGGCTATGGCGGCGTCTCGCTGTATCCAGAAGCGCTGCGGGCCTACAAACCGACGTTGGATATTGATGTCGCCGCTCACTCCTTTAAATATCGCCCTGACTTCAGCCAGCTAGAAATTACCGATCGCACCGGATTCGTCTTATTTTCGCGACCCTGCAATCCCACGGGGAATGTGTTGACGAATGACGAAGTCCACCGTATTGCTGACTTGGCTGCGCCCCACAACGTGCCCGTCTTTGTGGATTCGGCCTATGCGCCACCGTATCCAGCGCTCAACTTTACGGAAATGACGCCGATTTTCCGCGACAACATGGTGCATTGCCTCAGTTTGTCGAAGGCGGGGCTGCCGGGGGAACGGATTGGGATTGCGTTGGGCGATGAGTCGATCATTCAAATCTTGCAGTCGTTCCAGACCAATTTGTGTATCCATTCGTCGCGCTATGGTCAAGCGATCGCGGCCCGAGCGATCGCCTCGGGTGCCCTCGCTCACCTATCAGAAACGGTGATTCGTCCCTATTACCAGAATAAATTTGCCGTCCTTGCCGACAGTCTGGATCGGCATATGCCTGGAGATGTGCCCTGGTATTTGCACCGCGGTGAAGGGGCCATCTTCGCTTGGCTCTGGTTTGACCAACTGCCTGTGACCGATCGCGAACTGTATCAGCAGCTCAAGCAATATGGGGTGATCGTGGTGCCCGGTGATCCGTTCTTCCCCGGCTTGCAAGAAGATTGGTCTCACACTCGCCAGTGTATTCGTATTAGCCTGACAGCGGCCGATGGCGAAATTGACCAGGCGATTCAACATTTGGCGAGTGTGGTGACGGCTCTGTATCAACCCAGTCTGACCGCAGTGGGTGCTTGA
- the rimM gene encoding ribosome maturation factor RimM (Essential for efficient processing of 16S rRNA), with translation MNEALSDDWIEIGRIVAPQGLNGEMRVYPDTDFPERFLEPGDRWLLKPGHTEPETVKLISGRYLAGKGLYVIKLKGVNYRDQVEALREARLLIAASDRLVLEPGEFHVADLVGLTVRLQTTDEDIGTVVDIYSAGNDLLAIELFSDLAAVTAKPDIGQTKKHKSKSAPPVLIPFVEEIVPVVDIDAGYVVINPPPGLLPG, from the coding sequence ATGAACGAAGCATTGTCCGATGACTGGATTGAAATTGGTCGCATCGTCGCCCCCCAAGGACTGAATGGCGAGATGCGGGTGTATCCTGACACCGACTTTCCGGAGCGGTTTTTGGAGCCGGGCGATCGCTGGCTCCTGAAACCGGGCCACACCGAGCCTGAAACTGTAAAGCTGATCTCCGGTCGCTATTTAGCGGGCAAGGGGCTGTATGTCATCAAGCTCAAAGGGGTAAATTATCGCGACCAGGTGGAAGCTCTGCGAGAAGCACGTCTATTAATTGCGGCGAGCGATCGCCTGGTTCTCGAACCGGGGGAATTTCATGTGGCTGATTTGGTGGGACTCACCGTTCGCCTCCAGACAACGGATGAGGACATCGGCACAGTGGTCGATATTTACTCAGCGGGGAACGATTTACTCGCGATCGAACTCTTCTCCGACCTGGCGGCGGTCACCGCAAAACCTGACATTGGTCAGACAAAAAAGCACAAATCCAAATCGGCTCCGCCTGTCCTCATTCCTTTTGTCGAAGAGATTGTCCCCGTCGTGGATATCGACGCTGGCTATGTCGTGATCAACCCGCCGCCAGGGCTATTGCCCGGTTAA
- a CDS encoding Fur family transcriptional regulator, whose product MESPTAAKPIRSLEDAFERCQVLKMRLSRQRRYILELLWEAKEHLSAREIYDRLNRQGCEIGHTSVYQNLEALSEHNIIECVERSDGRLYGHINDAHSHVNCLDTEQIIDVRVELPPELIRQVEAQTGTKITEYRIDFFGTRQSASETV is encoded by the coding sequence ATGGAGAGCCCGACAGCTGCTAAACCGATCCGTTCTTTAGAAGATGCTTTTGAGCGCTGTCAGGTCTTGAAAATGCGCCTGAGCCGACAACGCCGCTACATTTTAGAACTGCTGTGGGAAGCCAAAGAGCATTTATCGGCCCGCGAGATCTACGATCGCCTTAATCGTCAGGGGTGCGAGATCGGCCACACCTCGGTCTATCAAAACCTGGAAGCCCTCTCTGAGCACAATATTATTGAGTGCGTCGAGCGCTCCGATGGCAGGCTGTATGGGCACATCAACGACGCCCATAGCCACGTTAACTGCCTGGATACCGAGCAAATTATCGATGTGCGCGTCGAGTTGCCCCCTGAGCTGATTCGTCAGGTAGAAGCACAAACAGGCACTAAGATTACTGAATATCGCATTGACTTTTTTGGCACTCGACAGTCAGCTTCCGAAACTGTCTAA
- the uraD gene encoding 2-oxo-4-hydroxy-4-carboxy-5-ureidoimidazoline decarboxylase yields the protein MGQVTLAALNEMDEVHFTQALGDIFEHTPAIAQKAWPQRPFATVEALHQAMVTVMQALPTEDQLRLIRAHPDLGTKAKMADSSVQEQAGVGLDRLSPEEFATFSELNQAYRDRFHFPFIVAVKEHTKTSILAAFRQRLTHDAATERQTALAEIAKIAGYRLGALVQD from the coding sequence ATGGGGCAAGTTACTTTAGCGGCGTTGAACGAAATGGATGAAGTGCATTTCACCCAGGCATTAGGCGATATTTTTGAGCACACGCCCGCGATCGCTCAAAAGGCTTGGCCCCAGCGTCCCTTTGCGACGGTGGAAGCATTGCATCAGGCGATGGTGACAGTGATGCAAGCCCTGCCAACCGAAGATCAGTTACGGCTAATCCGAGCGCATCCCGATCTGGGCACTAAAGCCAAAATGGCCGACTCATCCGTGCAAGAGCAAGCCGGGGTTGGCCTTGATCGCCTCTCGCCAGAGGAGTTTGCCACTTTCTCGGAGTTGAATCAGGCGTATCGCGATCGCTTCCATTTTCCCTTTATCGTCGCCGTCAAAGAACACACCAAAACCTCAATTTTGGCTGCCTTTCGTCAGCGCTTGACCCACGACGCGGCAACGGAGCGTCAAACCGCCTTGGCCGAGATTGCCAAAATTGCCGGGTATCGCCTTGGAGCATTAGTGCAGGACTAA
- the uraH gene encoding hydroxyisourate hydrolase, whose amino-acid sequence MTGKLTTHVLDTANGCPAASMGVGLRFIDPATQQSVLLKHTFTNADGRTDAPMLSPEEFKVGQYELVFEVDAYFRRRGMELPEPAFLGEVTLRFGIADVEAHYHVPLLVSPWSYSTYRGS is encoded by the coding sequence ATGACAGGAAAATTGACGACGCATGTGCTGGATACAGCGAATGGTTGTCCAGCCGCGTCAATGGGGGTGGGCCTGCGGTTTATCGACCCCGCTACGCAGCAATCCGTTTTGCTCAAGCACACCTTCACCAATGCCGATGGACGCACGGATGCGCCAATGCTGAGCCCCGAAGAGTTCAAGGTCGGCCAGTATGAACTGGTGTTTGAAGTTGATGCTTACTTTCGGCGGCGAGGGATGGAGCTACCAGAACCAGCCTTTTTAGGCGAAGTGACGCTGCGGTTTGGCATTGCGGATGTCGAGGCACACTATCACGTGCCGCTGTTAGTCTCGCCCTGGTCTTACAGTACCTATCGGGGGAGCTAG
- the hpxO gene encoding FAD-dependent urate hydroxylase HpxO, producing MYNLKAIVVGAGIGGLTTAIALKQAGYTVEIYDKVSALRPAGAGISLWSNGVKVLNRLGLGEQLAALGGTMNRMEYRSHQDEPLSHIDLMPLVHQVGQRPYPVSRTDLQDMLLNAVGRDQVQLQMRCVEVEETADQVTAIFENGHRATGDLLVGADGIHSRVREYVLETSISPRYANYVNWNGIVDAQPGLCEADNWVIYVGQGKRASMMPIGGDRFYFFFGAPMPKGTHVEPAQRRDELAEIFAGWPAPVQTLIQALDPLNTNRLEIHDIDPPHHLARGRTVLIGDAAHATTPTLGQGGCQAVEDAEVLTRYLVTTNISVSDALQRYEQERKDRTAALVLKARKRTDTIYGKDPALTEAWYEELKQESPEAVTGALAKVILGGPMR from the coding sequence ATGTATAACTTGAAAGCTATTGTGGTGGGGGCTGGCATTGGGGGACTCACGACCGCGATCGCCCTCAAACAAGCCGGCTACACGGTCGAAATTTACGACAAAGTCAGCGCCTTACGCCCTGCAGGGGCGGGCATTTCGCTCTGGTCGAACGGGGTCAAAGTGCTAAACCGCCTGGGTTTGGGTGAGCAGCTAGCGGCCTTGGGTGGCACCATGAACCGGATGGAATATCGCAGCCACCAAGACGAACCGCTTAGCCACATCGACCTGATGCCGCTGGTTCATCAGGTGGGGCAGCGACCTTACCCGGTCTCGCGCACCGACTTGCAGGACATGTTGCTGAACGCAGTGGGACGTGACCAGGTGCAGTTGCAGATGCGCTGCGTGGAGGTGGAAGAAACTGCTGATCAGGTCACCGCAATTTTCGAAAACGGTCACCGTGCGACGGGGGATCTGCTCGTCGGAGCGGATGGCATTCATTCCCGCGTGCGGGAGTATGTTTTGGAGACATCGATCAGCCCACGCTATGCCAACTACGTCAACTGGAACGGCATTGTCGATGCCCAACCCGGTCTCTGTGAGGCTGATAACTGGGTGATCTATGTAGGACAGGGCAAACGCGCCTCGATGATGCCCATTGGGGGCGATCGCTTTTACTTCTTTTTTGGGGCGCCCATGCCCAAAGGCACTCACGTCGAACCGGCCCAGCGCCGAGATGAATTAGCCGAAATTTTTGCGGGTTGGCCCGCTCCTGTCCAAACCTTGATTCAAGCTTTGGATCCGCTCAACACCAATCGTCTTGAAATTCACGATATCGATCCGCCCCATCACTTAGCTCGCGGTCGAACGGTGCTGATTGGTGATGCTGCCCACGCGACGACTCCGACTCTGGGGCAAGGGGGCTGCCAAGCGGTAGAAGATGCCGAGGTGCTCACCCGCTATCTGGTCACCACCAACATCAGCGTGTCGGATGCCTTGCAGCGTTACGAACAGGAGCGCAAAGACCGCACCGCTGCCCTCGTGCTCAAAGCCCGCAAGCGGACGGACACCATTTATGGCAAAGATCCGGCACTGACGGAAGCCTGGTATGAAGAACTCAAACAGGAATCACCCGAGGCGGTGACTGGGGCCTTAGCCAAGGTCATCTTAGGGGGCCCGATGCGGTAG